In bacterium, one genomic interval encodes:
- the nusB gene encoding transcription antitermination factor NusB yields the protein MSTDERELSDSPRRRARELVLHGLYACEVTENDPRDVLSQIVKDESLSGKNQDYAKALFTKVRDTRDWSDQQLVLLATNWKLDRFAELDKIILRMAMTELRDMPDIPVRVVINEAIELAKKYSTSESASFINGILDSYVKKTEAQPES from the coding sequence ATGAGCACAGACGAACGAGAACTGAGTGATTCTCCCCGACGACGCGCCCGCGAACTGGTCCTGCATGGCTTGTATGCCTGCGAAGTGACCGAGAACGACCCGCGCGATGTGCTGTCACAGATCGTTAAGGATGAATCGTTGTCGGGCAAAAATCAGGACTATGCCAAGGCACTATTCACGAAGGTGCGGGATACACGGGACTGGTCAGATCAGCAACTTGTCCTTCTGGCGACCAACTGGAAGCTGGACCGGTTTGCCGAGCTCGACAAGATCATCCTTCGGATGGCTATGACCGAACTTCGCGATATGCCGGATATCCCGGTCCGAGTAGTGATCAACGAGGCGATCGAACTGGCCAAGAAATATTCGACCAGCGAATCGGCCAGTTTCATCAACGGTATCCTCGATAGCTACGTCAAAAAGACCGAAGCTCAGCCGGAATCCTGA
- a CDS encoding 6,7-dimethyl-8-ribityllumazine synthase produces the protein MNVKEFEGKLDATGLRFGIVVSRFNSFFTDQLLNGALDCIVRHNGTQEKVAVAYVPGSFELPFAAARMAKSGKYDAVICLGAVIRGDTPHFDFIAAESSKGIARLGLEMDLPVVYGVITTDTIEQAIERAGTKAGNKGWDAAQTAIEMVNLYKAMDK, from the coding sequence ATGAACGTGAAGGAATTCGAAGGAAAGCTTGATGCCACCGGGCTTCGGTTCGGGATCGTCGTCAGCCGTTTCAACAGCTTTTTCACCGATCAACTGCTGAATGGTGCGTTGGATTGTATTGTCCGCCACAACGGCACGCAGGAGAAAGTCGCAGTGGCGTATGTACCGGGCTCATTTGAGCTGCCGTTTGCGGCGGCGCGCATGGCGAAGTCCGGCAAGTATGATGCCGTAATCTGCCTTGGCGCAGTGATTCGCGGCGACACACCGCACTTTGACTTTATTGCCGCCGAGTCCTCGAAAGGGATAGCCCGACTCGGCCTTGAAATGGATCTCCCGGTTGTGTACGGCGTGATCACCACTGATACTATCGAACAGGCGATCGAGCGCGCAGGGACCAAAGCAGGGAATAAGGGATGGGATGCCGCGCAGACCGCCATTGAGATGGTGAATCTCTATAAAGCGATGGACAAATGA
- a CDS encoding glycosyltransferase family 4 protein — protein MNILALNWNDLKNPFAGGAEVHLEELLRRLVKYGHQVTLFCSGWEGCPAEEQIEGIRIIRRGNRYNFNLIAPLHLRRLAKENRYDLLIEDINKIPFYTPAYLDLKTMVVIPHLFATTVFQEINAVLGTYIYLAEKPLISVYKGRHFNVISESTAAEIEARGVPHKNISVIHCGIDRELYSYRADITKFEKPTVLYLGRLKKYKSIQHLIVAFNQVKKQLPDARLMVVGTGDYLPELQKLVLSLGLRDSVEFPGFVTSADKVERMRRSHVSVLPSLKEGWGLTNIEANSVGTAVVAANTPGLRDSVRHNETGLLYEYGDTNQLASHLLSILTDQPLRERLQQGALAWAARFSWDDAAKKFDSLITEYVAGRR, from the coding sequence ATGAATATACTCGCCCTTAACTGGAATGACCTCAAGAATCCGTTTGCCGGTGGGGCAGAGGTGCACCTCGAAGAGCTGCTTCGGCGGTTGGTCAAATACGGCCATCAAGTGACTTTATTCTGTTCGGGATGGGAAGGCTGTCCGGCCGAGGAGCAGATTGAAGGGATCCGGATCATCCGACGGGGAAATCGCTACAATTTCAATCTGATCGCGCCACTGCACCTTCGGCGACTGGCGAAGGAGAATCGGTATGATCTGTTGATCGAAGATATCAATAAGATCCCGTTTTACACGCCGGCCTATCTTGATCTAAAGACCATGGTGGTTATTCCTCACTTGTTCGCCACGACCGTCTTTCAGGAGATCAATGCAGTCCTTGGCACGTATATCTATCTTGCGGAAAAACCGTTGATCTCAGTCTACAAGGGGAGACACTTTAATGTTATCTCCGAATCAACTGCCGCTGAGATCGAGGCCCGCGGCGTCCCGCACAAAAATATCTCGGTCATACACTGCGGGATCGATAGAGAGCTGTATTCGTATCGTGCAGACATCACCAAGTTCGAAAAGCCGACTGTGCTTTATCTCGGTCGTCTCAAGAAATACAAATCGATACAACATCTGATAGTCGCTTTCAATCAGGTGAAAAAGCAACTGCCGGATGCCCGCTTAATGGTCGTCGGGACCGGCGATTATCTTCCGGAGTTGCAGAAGTTGGTCCTGTCGCTTGGCCTGAGAGATTCAGTGGAGTTTCCCGGCTTCGTCACGTCGGCCGACAAAGTCGAGAGGATGCGTCGTTCGCATGTGTCGGTCCTCCCCAGTCTGAAAGAAGGGTGGGGGTTGACCAATATCGAAGCAAACTCAGTCGGCACGGCGGTGGTAGCGGCCAATACTCCCGGTTTGCGCGACTCAGTTCGACACAACGAAACGGGATTGCTGTATGAGTACGGTGACACCAACCAACTGGCGTCGCACCTCCTGTCTATCTTGACTGACCAGCCGTTGCGTGAACGGCTCCAGCAGGGGGCACTCGCCTGGGCGGCACGGTTCAGTTGGGATGATGCCGCGAAGAAGTTCGATTCGCTGATCACCGAATATGTCGCGGGGCGTCGATGA
- a CDS encoding DUF2723 domain-containing protein produces the protein MKEWLRGIDRTNALIALGVWIVGIAVYLKTMAPTITFWDCGEFIAVSYILGIPHPPGTPLYVLVGKVFTFNPFIAEPSARINFLSVLSSSFTTLFTYLCAVRLLRYWQTDKQDLYARITLYGGAAAGALFFAWSKTHWNNSTEAEVYGLSMLMFMGAVWLALKYYETSDQAAADRIMLAIVYIAFLGIGVHMTTFLVLPILALFFILKKGTPVRYWFMAATLLILELYLIFALSSRPNEVPIYLPLFIVFVIYLMYLLSTPSIPRLLMYIAGAWLVASVPILGSISTIIRSAGGSSAIPASGLLNIIGMIGFIALIVLGVIALLTYLRQRNSRVEDPEPELLTAALFILVASLMAGLLLIGVRGYSSFLFLSVILMGGLGLLLRQYIRWPILIAIAGVSLVMIGIYPYIWGSLAAAALVLVLGLLFNVAGWRAALLVLVMAAAGFSVHYFIWVRSAQKPYINENNPSQSWDQMRGFLERKQYGSQSMTERMFERRGEWENQFGAWRRMGYWGFFQNQYGINGRAFFAVFILGVLGLWEAIRRRSELGLALALLIIVSSIGLVLYMNFADGTRQDPITGEDYLEVRDRDYFFTPAYVLFGMAIGMGITALVQFIRDALGHFSGPARQVVLGSLLVLFLLPTFALAKNYYECDRSDNWIAHDYAKSLLSSADQNAAFFTYGDNDTFPLWCMQEAYKYRKDVKLVNLSLANTKWYIKQVQEYMGLDLGMTEKQIDDMRPFRTQDGRSFYLNNQVIDAIITHNRHRVPINFSITVANDARKYLGRPVDSHLTLSGLKWRLGDTADGPKMAVDEGLRYFHDLSQFQLRGIFDSTVYKDDNQLRLPRNFSNAMIMVADSLRKARRHPEAIRLLEYGYEVLPLDNELVNYLAGLYTDIGREDGLRKLLERSAGGDPKWLSVLLGRQMRAARKFQEAEATLNQVFIGDPTYRAAYEELCMLYNDQQNYRMLRATLVTWVKANPGDTEASEMLTRLDEFMATYKSTDTGK, from the coding sequence ATGAAAGAATGGCTTAGAGGTATCGACAGGACCAACGCCCTGATTGCGTTGGGAGTTTGGATTGTCGGCATAGCGGTCTATCTCAAGACCATGGCGCCGACCATCACCTTCTGGGATTGTGGCGAGTTCATCGCCGTGTCCTATATTCTGGGGATTCCGCATCCGCCAGGCACGCCGCTGTATGTCCTCGTTGGCAAGGTCTTCACATTCAATCCATTCATAGCAGAGCCTTCCGCCCGGATCAATTTCCTTTCGGTGCTCAGTTCATCTTTCACAACGCTTTTCACCTATCTCTGTGCAGTCCGACTTCTGCGCTACTGGCAGACAGACAAACAGGATCTCTACGCCCGGATCACCTTGTATGGCGGTGCCGCAGCCGGCGCGCTCTTTTTTGCCTGGAGCAAAACCCACTGGAATAATTCGACCGAGGCCGAGGTTTACGGTCTTTCGATGCTGATGTTTATGGGTGCCGTCTGGCTGGCACTAAAATATTACGAAACCTCGGATCAAGCCGCCGCCGATCGAATCATGCTGGCGATCGTCTATATCGCTTTCCTCGGGATCGGTGTCCATATGACCACCTTTCTGGTTCTGCCGATCCTGGCGCTCTTCTTCATACTGAAGAAAGGGACTCCGGTTCGCTACTGGTTTATGGCCGCCACGCTGTTGATACTTGAACTGTATCTGATCTTCGCGCTTTCTTCGCGCCCCAACGAGGTTCCGATCTATCTCCCGCTCTTCATTGTTTTTGTGATCTATTTGATGTACCTGCTGTCGACACCATCGATCCCGCGTCTACTGATGTATATCGCCGGAGCATGGCTCGTAGCCTCGGTACCGATCCTTGGATCGATCTCAACGATAATCCGCTCGGCCGGTGGAAGCAGCGCCATACCGGCATCGGGACTGCTCAATATCATCGGGATGATCGGCTTCATAGCGCTGATCGTTCTGGGTGTGATCGCGCTGCTGACCTACCTTCGCCAGCGAAACTCTCGAGTTGAAGACCCGGAACCTGAACTTCTCACTGCGGCTTTGTTTATTCTGGTCGCCTCGCTTATGGCCGGGCTGTTATTGATCGGCGTTCGCGGCTATTCGTCTTTCCTTTTTCTCTCCGTGATTCTCATGGGAGGGCTCGGCTTACTCCTCCGGCAATATATTCGGTGGCCGATATTGATCGCTATTGCGGGGGTGTCGCTCGTCATGATCGGCATTTACCCGTATATTTGGGGATCTCTTGCGGCTGCGGCACTGGTCCTGGTGTTGGGGCTGCTCTTCAATGTGGCCGGATGGCGCGCCGCTCTGCTGGTGTTGGTGATGGCGGCGGCCGGGTTCTCGGTCCATTATTTCATCTGGGTTCGGTCTGCGCAGAAACCGTATATCAATGAAAATAACCCTTCCCAGAGTTGGGATCAGATGCGCGGGTTCCTCGAGCGCAAGCAGTATGGCAGTCAGTCGATGACCGAGCGGATGTTTGAGCGCCGGGGAGAGTGGGAAAACCAGTTTGGTGCATGGCGCCGGATGGGGTACTGGGGATTTTTCCAGAACCAGTACGGCATCAACGGCCGGGCATTTTTTGCGGTCTTCATCCTCGGTGTGTTGGGACTCTGGGAAGCGATCCGAAGGCGATCGGAATTGGGGCTGGCTTTGGCCTTACTGATCATCGTCTCTTCTATCGGCTTGGTTTTGTATATGAATTTTGCAGATGGAACCAGACAGGATCCGATCACGGGAGAGGACTATCTGGAGGTTCGGGATCGCGACTACTTCTTTACACCGGCCTACGTTCTTTTCGGGATGGCGATCGGAATGGGGATCACTGCTCTGGTGCAGTTTATCCGCGATGCGCTGGGACACTTCAGCGGGCCCGCCCGACAGGTGGTACTTGGCTCGCTCCTCGTCCTGTTCCTTCTGCCGACCTTCGCTCTCGCGAAAAATTACTACGAGTGCGACCGAAGCGACAATTGGATCGCGCACGACTACGCCAAGTCACTGCTTTCTTCGGCCGATCAGAATGCGGCGTTTTTCACCTACGGAGACAACGACACCTTCCCGCTCTGGTGTATGCAGGAGGCGTATAAATACCGCAAGGATGTCAAACTGGTCAATCTCTCCCTGGCCAACACTAAGTGGTATATCAAGCAGGTCCAGGAGTACATGGGGCTCGATCTCGGCATGACCGAAAAACAGATCGACGATATGCGCCCGTTCCGCACTCAGGATGGCCGTTCCTTCTATTTGAATAATCAGGTGATTGACGCTATCATCACGCACAACCGACACCGGGTGCCAATCAATTTCTCAATCACGGTTGCCAATGATGCGCGTAAATACCTTGGACGGCCGGTCGACTCGCACCTGACTCTCAGTGGCCTGAAGTGGCGACTGGGTGACACAGCCGATGGTCCGAAGATGGCGGTAGATGAAGGGTTGAGATACTTCCATGACCTGTCGCAGTTCCAATTGCGCGGTATATTTGATTCCACCGTTTACAAGGATGACAACCAGCTCAGGCTACCGCGGAATTTCTCGAACGCGATGATAATGGTGGCGGATTCGCTCCGCAAAGCTCGTCGTCACCCCGAGGCGATCCGCTTGCTGGAGTACGGTTACGAAGTCCTCCCGCTCGATAACGAATTGGTCAATTACCTTGCCGGCCTGTATACTGATATCGGCCGCGAAGATGGCCTGCGCAAGCTGTTGGAGCGATCCGCAGGTGGGGACCCGAAATGGCTGTCCGTCCTGTTGGGGAGACAGATGCGCGCGGCCAGGAAATTTCAGGAGGCCGAGGCTACACTCAACCAGGTCTTCATCGGTGACCCGACCTACCGTGCGGCGTATGAAGAACTCTGCATGCTGTACAATGACCAGCAGAATTACCGGATGCTTCGAGCGACACTCGTGACCTGGGTCAAAGCCAATCCTGGCGATACTGAGGCATCGGAAATGTTGACGCGTCTCGATGAATTCATGGCCACTTATAAGAGTACCGACACCGGCAAATGA
- a CDS encoding rhodanese-like domain-containing protein: protein MQLLILLLISCAVSIGVNAVSPNGIDLIGKYRDLSSSEGPIVPPTAEPSDPPFIDINVAQMEHAAGQALFVDARNPEDFECSTIPGSVNLPFEMLPEGDLAPFFDSVLAAPKDRMLIVFCSGEECDLSLHLGRNLQLQGYTNIAIFFGGAREWEKFGLDVERRKQCE from the coding sequence ATGCAATTACTGATCCTGCTTCTGATCTCGTGCGCCGTCAGTATCGGCGTTAACGCGGTCTCGCCAAATGGCATTGACCTGATCGGGAAGTACCGCGACCTTTCCAGCTCCGAAGGACCGATCGTCCCGCCGACCGCCGAACCGAGTGATCCGCCTTTCATCGACATAAATGTCGCCCAGATGGAACATGCCGCCGGTCAGGCGTTGTTTGTCGATGCCCGCAATCCGGAAGACTTTGAATGCTCAACCATCCCGGGATCGGTCAATCTCCCGTTTGAGATGCTTCCCGAGGGTGACCTGGCGCCATTTTTCGACTCTGTCTTAGCGGCCCCCAAAGACCGTATGCTGATCGTCTTTTGCTCGGGAGAGGAGTGCGATCTCTCGCTGCACCTCGGGCGCAATCTCCAGCTTCAGGGATATACCAATATCGCCATCTTCTTTGGCGGAGCGAGAGAGTGGGAGAAGTTTGGGCTTGATGTCGAGCGGAGGAAGCAGTGCGAATAG
- a CDS encoding ZIP family metal transporter — MQTTLIYYSAILFIAAFLFGLLTLVRKWSDEWLHLFISFGAGVFLGAVFFELLPEAMAVDHREMVGIAILAGYLLIFFVEKFLFSRAGSGEVHSHRVISIAAFIGLSVHSLIDGLGMSVTAVDPHLGRTVFYSILAHHLPAAFSVGSLLTLARIKKSSVVGLLALFAAMPPLGALLFAPLVEHSSEQTYSMIVGCMTGTFLYVATGDLLPEVFHSKSKRWQNLGLLVIGLVVMALIGFGFEHVH; from the coding sequence GTGCAGACAACCCTGATTTACTATTCAGCCATACTTTTCATCGCCGCTTTTCTCTTCGGCCTCCTGACGTTGGTCCGGAAATGGTCGGATGAATGGCTTCACCTCTTCATTTCGTTCGGAGCCGGGGTATTTCTCGGGGCAGTCTTTTTTGAACTGCTTCCGGAAGCAATGGCGGTTGATCACCGCGAGATGGTGGGAATCGCCATTCTGGCGGGTTATCTGCTCATTTTCTTCGTCGAGAAGTTCCTCTTCAGCCGGGCGGGGAGTGGCGAGGTCCACAGCCACCGGGTGATCTCCATTGCGGCCTTCATCGGGCTCTCTGTCCATTCGCTGATCGATGGTTTGGGGATGTCTGTCACCGCAGTCGACCCGCACCTTGGACGGACCGTTTTCTATTCGATCCTGGCGCACCATCTTCCGGCGGCGTTTTCAGTCGGTTCGTTATTAACCCTCGCCAGAATCAAGAAATCATCCGTGGTGGGACTTCTGGCGCTATTTGCGGCCATGCCACCGCTCGGGGCGCTGTTGTTCGCCCCTTTGGTCGAACATAGCTCTGAACAGACCTACTCGATGATCGTAGGCTGTATGACAGGCACTTTTCTCTATGTCGCTACTGGTGATCTCCTGCCGGAGGTCTTTCACTCCAAATCGAAACGGTGGCAAAATCTCGGTCTGCTGGTGATCGGTTTGGTGGTTATGGCGCTGATCGGATTCGGCTTCGAACATGTCCATTAA
- a CDS encoding flippase-like domain-containing protein — translation MTRSNKRTLFVLLGIAISIGLLWMLFRKINFAELGQALAQANYWWLLPNMALVVFAMYQRAYRWRFMLAPIKQVKYSNLLAATSIGFMANNVLPLRLGEFVRAYSLSYQDPEITKSASLATIFVERMVFDLVALLLIFGAVLPFSHLQIPEEMKFGTTIAVAIALLGVAFMLLMAHRPAKAGEMMTRYLFFAPESVKSRIKDIVLRFARGLEFITDPKILGSVTLQTILIWICMGISNYFVFLAFGFDLPISASYVLLVVVSVSILIPSSPGFVGVYHAGTVWTLLSYNISREQALSFALVLHAAQYIPITVMGFYFLRKEHLSLKKLEADAVAEDVV, via the coding sequence ATGACTCGATCGAACAAACGGACGCTCTTTGTTCTGCTGGGGATCGCCATTTCGATCGGTCTGCTCTGGATGCTATTTCGTAAGATCAATTTCGCCGAACTGGGACAAGCGCTCGCACAGGCAAACTACTGGTGGCTTCTTCCCAATATGGCCTTGGTCGTGTTCGCCATGTATCAGCGGGCCTATCGCTGGCGCTTTATGCTGGCCCCGATCAAGCAGGTCAAATACAGCAATCTTCTCGCGGCAACCTCGATCGGTTTTATGGCGAACAATGTCCTGCCGCTCCGACTCGGCGAATTTGTACGAGCATACTCGCTGTCATATCAGGACCCCGAAATCACCAAGTCCGCCTCTCTGGCCACGATATTTGTCGAGCGAATGGTTTTTGACCTGGTCGCTCTGCTGTTGATCTTTGGCGCGGTCCTGCCATTCTCGCATTTGCAGATCCCCGAAGAGATGAAGTTCGGTACGACGATCGCCGTCGCGATCGCGCTCCTTGGTGTGGCCTTCATGCTGTTGATGGCGCACCGGCCGGCGAAAGCGGGGGAGATGATGACCCGCTATCTCTTTTTCGCGCCGGAATCAGTTAAGTCGCGCATCAAAGACATCGTGCTGCGCTTTGCGCGTGGTCTCGAATTTATCACCGACCCAAAGATACTGGGTTCGGTCACACTCCAGACGATCCTCATCTGGATATGTATGGGGATCTCCAACTACTTTGTTTTCCTGGCATTCGGGTTTGATCTGCCGATTTCCGCTTCCTACGTGCTATTGGTGGTAGTGTCGGTTTCCATCCTGATCCCATCCTCGCCAGGGTTTGTCGGTGTTTATCATGCCGGCACGGTCTGGACCTTGCTCTCCTACAATATCAGCCGTGAGCAGGCGCTTTCCTTTGCGCTGGTGCTTCACGCCGCCCAGTATATCCCGATAACTGTCATGGGGTTCTACTTCCTGCGGAAAGAACATTTGTCGCTCAAAAAGCTCGAAGCTGATGCCGTCGCCGAGGATGTCGTCTGA